From Salvelinus fontinalis isolate EN_2023a unplaced genomic scaffold, ASM2944872v1 scaffold_0589, whole genome shotgun sequence, the proteins below share one genomic window:
- the LOC129846572 gene encoding coiled-coil domain-containing protein 80-like → MEWFFFDTAKMKQTLHLCVLWLLLVWSTGASDRRPLKRTILQQTSLQGGIFNTTQNVLNSDSIAPSAGGINVSPMMSHRDRMQRDEKAESPRRGKGPPSRRMMPSRRIPQQPKKPINQVGSGTGTSQDNSKPVTGVAVQPQSTPARTVPGSAGSLNVLASFAGKNRVLVISAPHDSDGYYRLMMTLLKSDVYCQMAERHMQMIVMFHQEGERGGKVRRVNAKGQVTEEPLDTVLIPRLMNFLKLEEGKFGMILLRKTLQVEERYPYPVRLEAMYEVMDQTHMRKLEKARQRGFVQRCKAAGVEGQVVESQVQGVLTTGSEVRVNSTVERVPVRKGVQRPAQKPKAVTVTTTRPTTKPTMTTKATTITTKPTTATTTKPTTTKTTATTTSTKPPPTTKATTTTAKPTTTTTRKTTTTTTKPTTTTTTKVTTTTKPTTTTKATTTTTTTKPTTTTKPTTTTKATTTTTTTKPTTTTKPTTTTKATTTTTTTKPTTTIKPTTTTKATTTTTTTKPTTTTKPTTTTKATTTTTTTKPTTTTKPTTTTKATTTTTTTKPTTTIKPTTTTRRTTTTTKPTVPKPLDPQTTPHWDLEVPTTDESSYTLSETHKNGIDDVTESHRDQYEEDTTDDTKHGRQVVTSPTQLTNDKPTEGGEELGSELKVDSDAQVETASPKKSKVKRPVNAERKKKADKSGKKSKADKKRLKATKDSDGGFYRGRRPGKKAAINQEKEADNKRPSTKQPNLLVSFLGHFEKRRRLLVISTPDEENPMYTQQRDEYLEHVCELGVRKISLITIFGSLTNGTMKMDHYQAEKDQPLKGMKEEDFTNQPLIRALRNELGLIFDDYYMVLTDFDMKVKQEYEVPIAMTAVFDYIDTFSSRIREMEQQKRQGVACKNEDKSKSLENFLSRFRWRRRLFVISSSDDEEWAYQQQLYALTSQACNLGLRHLSVLKLIGKDMEDMGGTLELYPINGTATVEREDVSPSLVQDIRNYFQISPEYFSMLLVGKDGNVKSWYPSPMWSMSIIYDLVDSMQLRRQEMAIQKSLGMRCPEDEYGGYSHDRDPDGYHRGYGY, encoded by the exons ATGGAATG GTTTTTCTTTGACACTGCAAAAATGAAACAGACACTGCATCTCTGTGTGTTATGGCTGTTGCTGGTATGGAGCACGGGGGCCTCTGACAGGAGACCCCTCAAAAGGACAATCTTACAACAAACTTCCCTCCAGGGGGGGATTTTTAACACCACACAAAACGTGTTGAACTCTGACAGTATTGCTCCTTCCGCTGGTGGTATAAATGTATCCCCTATGATGAGCCATCGTGACAGAATGCAGAGAGATGAGAAAGCTGAGTCTCCAAGAAGAGGAAAAGGACCACCAAGCAGAAGGATGATGCCAAGCAGAAGAATACCCCAACAACCAAAGAAACCCATAAACCAGGTTGGCAGTGGCACTGGCACATCTCAAGACAACAGTAAACCAGTGACAGGGGTGGCGGTTCAGCCTCAGTCCACACCAGCCCGCACCGTCCCCGGCAGCGCAGGCTCCCTCAACGTCCTGGCCAGCTTCGCAGGGAAGAACCGGGTCCTGGTCATCTCCGCCCCACATGACTCAGACGGTTACTATCGCCTGATGATGACCCTCCTCAAGTCGGACGTCTACTGCCAGATGGCGGAGCGGCACATGCAGATGATCGTGATGTTCCACCAGGAAGGAGAGCGAGGCGGGAAGGTGCGGCGGGTCAACGCCAAGGGACAGGTGACGGAGGAGCCCCTGGATACGGTCCTCATCCCCAGGCTGATGAACTTCCTGAAGCTGGAGGAGGGGAAGTTTGGCATGATTCTCCTGAGGAAGACCCTCCAGGTGGAGGAGAGGTACCCGTACCCGGTCAGGCTGGAGGCTATGTACGAGGTGATGGACCAGACCCACATGCGCAAGCTGGAGAAGGCCAGGCAGAGGGGCTTCGTGCAGAGGTGCAAGGCGGCCGGTGTTGAGGGCCAGGTGGTTGAGTCTCAGGTCCAGGGGGTATTGACTacggggtcagaggtcagagtgaACTCTACAGTGGAGAGGGTGCCAGTGAGGAAAGGGGTGCAGAGACCAGCTCAAAAACCAAAGGCTGTGACAGTTACCACAACCCGACCAACCACAAAACCAACTATGACCACAAAGGCAACCACAATTACAACAAAGCCAACCACAGCCACCACAACtaaaccaacaacaacaaaaacaacagcaaCTACAACCTCAACaaaaccaccaccaacaacaaaagCAACCACAACTACAGCAAAgccaaccacaaccaccaccagaaAAACAACCACGACCACAACAAAACcaactactacaaccaccacaaaAGTAACCACCACAACAAAACCAACAACCACAACCAAAGCAACCacgaccaccaccactacaaaacCAACCACCACAACAAAACCAACAACCACAACCAaagccaccacaaccaccaccactacaaaacCAACCACCACAACAAAACCAACAACCACAACCAAAGCAACCacgaccaccaccactacaaaacCAACCACCACAATAAAACCAACAACCACAACCAaagccaccacaaccaccaccactacaaaacCAACCACCACAACAAAACCAACAACCACAACCAAAGCAACCacgaccaccaccactacaaaacCAACCACCACAACAAAACCAACAACCACAACCAAAGCAACCacgaccaccaccactacaaaacCAACCACCACAATAAAACCAACAACCACAACACGAcgaaccacaaccaccacaaaacCCACAGTTCCGAAGCCCTTGGACCCCCAGACAACACCACACTGGGACCTAGAGGTCCCCACCACAGACGAATCCTCCTACACCCTCTCAGAGACCCACAAAAATGGCATAGATGACGTTACAGAATCCCACAGAGACCAATATGAAGAAGACACAACCGACGATACCAAACATGGCCGACAAGTTGTTACCTCTCCAACTCAGCTCACTAACGACAAACCAACTGAAGGTGGGGAAGAGCTGGGCAGTGAACTTAAGGTTGACTCTGATGCACAGGTGGAAACAGCTTCCCCCAAGAAGAGCAAGGTCAAGCGGCCTGTCAATGCAGAGAGGAAGAAAAAGGCTGATAAATCAGGCAAAAAGAGTAAAGCAGACAAGAAAAGGTTGAAGGCTACTAAAGACAGTGATGGTGGCTTCTATCGTGGCAGGAGACCAGGGAAGAAGGCCGCTATTAACCAGGAGAAAGAAGCAGACAACAAGAGGCCCTCCACAAAACAGCCAAACCTCTTAGTATCCTTTTTGGGTCATTTTGAGAAGAGACGACGTCTACTT GTGATCAGTACTCCAGACGAGGAGAATCCTATGTACACGCAGCAGAGagatgagtatctggagcatgtgTGTGAATTGGGCGTCAGAAAAATCTCTCTTATCACCATCTTTGGCTCTCTGACCAATGGCACCATGAAGATGGACCATTACCAGGCTG AGAAGGATCAGCCTCTGAAAGGCATGAAAGAAGAGGACTTCACAAACCAGCCCCTCATCAGAGCCTTAAGGAATGAGTTGGGACTGATATTTGACGACTACTATATGGTGCTGACCGACTTTGATATGAAAGTGAAG CAAGAATATGAGGTGCCCATCGCCATGACGGCTGTGTTTGACTACATAGACACATTCTCTTCTCGCATCAGGGAGATGGAGCAGCAGAAGAGACAAGGAGTGGCGTGTAAGAACGAAGACAAATCCAAATCCCTGGAGAACTTCCTCTCACG GTTCCGCTGGAGACGCAGGCTGTTTGTGATCTCCTCCTCTGACGACGAGGAATGGGCCTATCAGCAGCAGCTCTACGCCCTGACTAGCCAGGCCTGCAATCTGG GCCTGCGCCACTTGTCTGTGCTGAAGCTGATTGGAAAGGACATGGAGGATATGGGCGGGACCCTTGAGCTATACCCAATCAACG GGACTGCCACTGTGGAACGTGAGGACGTTTCTCCCTCTCTGGTGCAGGACATCAGGAACTACTTCCAGATCAGCCCAGAGTACTTCTCTATGCTGCTGGTGGGGAAAGATGGCAACGTCAAGTCCTGGTACCCGTCTCCCATGTGGTCCATGTCCATCATATATGATCTGGTTGACTCCATGCAGCTCCGCAGACAGGAGATGGCTATCCAGAAGTCCCTTGGCATGCGCTGTCCTGAGGATGAGTATGGGGGCTACAGTCATGACAGAGACCCGGATGGTTACCACCGTGGATATGGTTACTAA